The Bacillus vallismortis genome window below encodes:
- a CDS encoding pyridoxamine 5'-phosphate oxidase family protein, with amino-acid sequence MISVSCISDRLFELLDGNRLKEKQQEAFVLQTVSEDGWPHAAMISVGEIIALSRTDIRIALWKNTVTAANILRTGKAQFTAWWKGSAHYVKLQCELLPPLKEAEYDRERFACRVVSVKEDVAKYADLTSGVRIRLHSPDEVLNRWEKTLEELKQ; translated from the coding sequence CTGATCAGCGTGAGTTGTATATCAGACCGTCTCTTTGAGCTGCTTGACGGGAATCGCCTGAAGGAGAAGCAGCAGGAGGCTTTCGTTCTGCAAACGGTATCGGAGGATGGCTGGCCGCACGCCGCTATGATCAGCGTGGGAGAAATCATCGCTCTAAGCCGGACAGATATCCGAATCGCTTTGTGGAAAAACACAGTGACTGCCGCCAACATTCTTCGGACAGGAAAAGCGCAGTTCACGGCATGGTGGAAGGGATCAGCCCATTATGTAAAGCTGCAATGTGAGCTTTTGCCGCCTTTGAAAGAAGCCGAATATGACAGAGAACGTTTTGCCTGCCGCGTCGTTTCTGTGAAGGAAGACGTTGCGAAATATGCTGATTTGACTTCCGGTGTCCGTATCCGGCTTCACAGCCCTGATGAGGTGCTGAACAGATGGGAAAAGACGCTTGAGGAATTAAAACAGTAA
- a CDS encoding YitT family protein: MKRELVLRWTFYFAGLIILAFGISLTIKGKALGISPWDAFHYGLFQHFGLTVGQWSIIIGALIVGLTSLFTRVWPKIGAILNMVLIGVFIDFFNFLLPAPSTYTGSVIVFSLGVLLIGYGVGVYVSAGLGAGPRDSLMMLITEKTGWNVQWVRNGMEITILFAAWGMGGPIGVGTILTAILTGIILRFSLPQSIQLLNYAVARRTAAVKASPPLH, from the coding sequence GTGAAGCGAGAACTTGTGCTGCGCTGGACATTTTATTTTGCCGGTTTGATCATTTTGGCTTTTGGTATATCCTTGACGATAAAAGGAAAAGCACTCGGCATAAGTCCATGGGATGCATTTCATTACGGCCTGTTTCAACACTTCGGGCTTACCGTCGGCCAGTGGTCCATCATTATTGGAGCGCTCATCGTCGGATTAACGTCATTGTTTACGAGGGTTTGGCCAAAAATTGGCGCAATCCTGAACATGGTGCTCATTGGTGTTTTTATAGATTTTTTCAATTTTCTCCTGCCTGCCCCCTCCACTTATACGGGCTCCGTCATTGTCTTCTCTCTCGGCGTTTTGCTGATCGGCTACGGCGTCGGTGTTTATGTATCAGCAGGCCTTGGCGCGGGGCCGCGTGATTCACTGATGATGCTGATTACAGAAAAAACCGGCTGGAATGTGCAATGGGTGCGGAACGGCATGGAAATAACAATCTTGTTTGCGGCTTGGGGCATGGGCGGCCCGATCGGAGTAGGTACTATTTTGACCGCTATCCTCACCGGTATCATTTTGCGCTTTTCATTGCCGCAGTCAATTCAGCTTCTGAATTATGCTGTGGCAAGGCGGACAGCCGCTGTTAAAGCATCTCCGCCTCTGCATTAA
- the tcyB gene encoding cystine ABC transporter permease TcyB produces MFLNNLPALTLGTAIPWDLVQQSFWPILSGGIYYTIPLTILSFIFGMIIALVTALARMSKVRPLRWVFSVYVSAIRGTPLLVQLFIIFYLFPAFNITLDPFPSAVIAFSLNVGAYASEIIRASILSVPKGQWEAGYTIGMTHQKTLFRVILPQAFRVSIPPLSNTFISLIKDTSLASQILVAELFRKAQEIGARNLDQILVIYIEAAFIYWMICFLLSLVQHVIERRLDRYVAK; encoded by the coding sequence ATGTTTCTAAATAATCTGCCGGCATTGACGCTTGGCACGGCGATCCCGTGGGATCTGGTGCAGCAGTCATTCTGGCCGATACTTTCAGGGGGAATCTACTATACGATTCCCCTTACCATTCTTTCCTTTATATTTGGAATGATCATCGCGCTGGTTACAGCGCTTGCCAGAATGTCGAAAGTGAGACCTTTGAGATGGGTGTTCAGCGTATACGTATCCGCGATACGCGGCACTCCTCTTCTCGTTCAATTGTTCATCATTTTCTATCTGTTCCCGGCTTTTAACATCACATTAGATCCATTTCCAAGCGCAGTGATCGCTTTTTCATTAAACGTCGGCGCCTATGCATCTGAAATTATCCGGGCATCTATTTTATCCGTGCCGAAAGGGCAATGGGAAGCCGGCTACACGATCGGCATGACACATCAGAAAACGCTGTTCCGCGTCATTTTGCCGCAGGCGTTTCGGGTGTCGATCCCGCCATTATCCAATACCTTTATCAGCCTGATCAAAGATACATCCCTCGCCTCTCAGATTCTGGTCGCTGAGCTGTTCAGAAAAGCCCAGGAAATCGGCGCGCGGAATCTTGATCAAATTTTAGTGATCTATATTGAAGCAGCCTTTATTTATTGGATGATCTGCTTCCTGCTTTCACTCGTCCAGCATGTCATCGAACGGCGTCTTGACCGCTACGTGGCCAAATAA
- a CDS encoding non-oxidative hydroxyarylic acid decarboxylases subunit B translates to MKAQFKRKGGGKVKLVVGMTGATGAIFGVRLLEWLKAAEVETHLVVSPWANVTIKHETGCTLKEVEQLATYTYSHKDQAAAISSGSFDTDGMIVAPCSMKSLASIRTGMADNLLTRAADVMLKERKKLVLLTRETPLNQIHLENMLALTKMGAIILPPMPAFYNQPGSLEEMVDHIVFRTLDQFGIRLPEAKRWNGIEKQKGGA, encoded by the coding sequence ATGAAAGCACAATTCAAGCGTAAAGGAGGGGGCAAAGTGAAACTCGTTGTCGGAATGACAGGGGCAACAGGGGCCATTTTCGGAGTCAGGCTGCTGGAGTGGCTGAAGGCCGCCGAAGTGGAAACCCATCTCGTTGTGTCTCCTTGGGCGAACGTCACGATCAAACACGAAACAGGCTGTACATTAAAAGAAGTGGAACAACTGGCTACATACACTTATTCGCATAAGGACCAGGCGGCAGCCATTTCAAGCGGGTCGTTTGATACCGATGGAATGATTGTTGCGCCATGCAGCATGAAATCACTCGCAAGCATTCGCACCGGGATGGCGGATAATCTGCTGACACGTGCGGCGGATGTCATGCTCAAGGAGAGAAAAAAACTCGTCCTCTTAACGAGAGAGACGCCTTTAAACCAGATTCATCTCGAAAATATGCTAGCGCTTACGAAAATGGGCGCCATCATTCTTCCTCCGATGCCGGCATTTTATAATCAGCCGGGCAGCTTAGAGGAAATGGTCGACCATATTGTCTTCAGAACGTTGGACCAATTTGGCATTCGCCTTCCTGAAGCGAAACGCTGGAATGGGATTGAAAAACAAAAAGGAGGAGCTTGA
- the tcyC gene encoding cystine ABC transporter ATP-binding protein TcyC translates to MLTVTGLNKSFGENEILKKIDMKIEKGKVIAILGPSGSGKTTLLRCLNALEIPNRGELAFEDFSIDFSKKVKQADILRLRRKSGMVFQAYHLFPHRTALENVMEGPVQVQKRNKEEVRKEAIQLLDKVGLKDKMDLYPFQLSGGQQQRVGIARALAIQPELMLFDEPTSALDPELVGEVLKVIKDLANEGWTMAVVTHEIKFAQDVADEVVFIDGGVIVEQGPPEQIFSAPKEERTQRFLNRILNPL, encoded by the coding sequence ATGCTTACCGTTACAGGATTAAACAAATCATTCGGTGAAAATGAAATTTTAAAAAAGATAGATATGAAGATTGAAAAAGGGAAAGTCATCGCTATACTTGGGCCTTCAGGTTCTGGGAAAACAACGCTGCTCCGCTGCCTGAACGCGCTGGAGATCCCCAATCGCGGGGAACTTGCATTTGAAGATTTCTCTATCGATTTCTCCAAAAAGGTGAAACAGGCGGATATCCTTCGGCTTCGCCGGAAATCCGGAATGGTGTTTCAGGCGTATCACCTGTTCCCGCACCGCACAGCTCTTGAGAACGTGATGGAGGGCCCTGTTCAGGTGCAAAAACGGAACAAAGAGGAAGTCAGAAAAGAAGCGATTCAGCTACTTGATAAAGTCGGATTGAAGGACAAAATGGATTTATATCCGTTCCAGCTTTCCGGAGGACAGCAGCAGCGCGTCGGCATCGCCCGCGCTCTGGCGATTCAGCCTGAGCTCATGCTGTTTGACGAACCGACCTCAGCGCTTGACCCCGAACTTGTCGGAGAGGTGCTGAAGGTGATCAAGGATTTGGCCAATGAAGGGTGGACCATGGCTGTCGTGACCCACGAAATCAAGTTCGCCCAGGATGTGGCCGACGAAGTCGTCTTCATCGACGGCGGCGTCATCGTGGAACAGGGACCGCCGGAGCAAATCTTCTCCGCACCAAAAGAAGAACGGACGCAGCGGTTCTTGAACCGGATTTTGAACCCGTTGTAA
- the bsdC gene encoding phenolic acid decarboxylase BsdC, which yields MAYQDFREFLAALDKEGQLLTVNEEVKPEPDLGAAARAASNLGDKSPALLFNNIYGYNNAQIAMNVIGSWPNHAMMLGMPKDTPVKEQFFEFAKRYEQFPMPVKREETAPFHENEITEDINLFDILPLFRINQGDGGYYLDKACVISRDLEDPDNFGKQNVGIYRMQVKGKDRLGIQPVPQHDIAVHLRQAEERGVNLPVTIALGCEPVITTAASTPLLYDQSEYEMAGAIQGEPYRIVKSKLSDLDVPGGAEVVLEGEIIAGEREYEGPFGEFTGHYSGGRSMPIIKIKRVYHRNNPIFEHLYLGMPWTECDYMIGINTCVPLYQQLKEAYPNEIVAVNAMYTHGLIAIVSTKTRYGGFAKAVGMRALTTPHGLGYCKMVIVVDEDVDPFNLPQVMWALSTKMHPKHDAVIIPELSVLPLDPGSNPSGITHKMILDATTPTAPETRGHYSQPLDSPLTTKEWEQKLMDLMNK from the coding sequence ATGGCTTATCAAGATTTCAGAGAATTTCTCGCTGCCCTTGACAAAGAAGGACAGCTGCTGACAGTGAATGAAGAGGTAAAGCCGGAGCCGGATTTAGGGGCCGCGGCACGAGCAGCCAGCAATCTTGGCGATAAAAGCCCGGCGCTTTTATTCAATAACATTTACGGCTACAATAACGCGCAAATTGCGATGAATGTGATCGGTTCCTGGCCGAACCATGCGATGATGCTCGGCATGCCGAAAGACACGCCGGTTAAAGAACAGTTTTTTGAATTCGCAAAGCGTTATGAACAGTTTCCGATGCCGGTCAAACGTGAGGAAACAGCGCCGTTTCATGAAAATGAAATCACCGAAGACATCAATTTGTTCGATATACTGCCTCTTTTCAGAATTAACCAAGGAGACGGCGGCTACTATTTAGACAAAGCGTGTGTCATTTCCCGCGATCTCGAAGACCCAGACAACTTCGGCAAACAAAACGTCGGCATTTACAGAATGCAGGTCAAAGGAAAAGACCGCCTCGGCATTCAGCCTGTACCGCAGCACGATATTGCGGTCCATCTGCGCCAAGCTGAAGAACGCGGGGTCAATCTTCCAGTCACCATTGCACTCGGCTGTGAGCCGGTCATTACAACGGCGGCATCGACTCCGCTTCTTTATGATCAATCAGAATACGAAATGGCGGGCGCGATTCAAGGCGAACCTTATCGCATTGTGAAATCAAAGCTGTCCGATCTAGATGTTCCAGGGGGCGCCGAAGTGGTGCTTGAAGGTGAAATCATTGCCGGAGAACGTGAGTATGAAGGCCCGTTCGGTGAGTTCACAGGCCATTATTCCGGCGGCCGCAGCATGCCGATTATCAAAATTAAACGCGTATATCACAGAAACAATCCGATTTTTGAACATTTATACTTAGGCATGCCTTGGACAGAATGCGATTACATGATTGGCATTAACACTTGTGTGCCGCTTTATCAGCAGTTAAAAGAAGCATATCCGAATGAAATTGTGGCTGTGAACGCCATGTACACACACGGTTTAATCGCGATTGTTTCCACAAAAACCCGCTATGGCGGATTTGCGAAAGCGGTCGGCATGCGCGCACTCACAACACCGCACGGACTTGGCTACTGCAAAATGGTCATTGTCGTTGACGAGGATGTCGATCCATTCAACCTTCCGCAGGTCATGTGGGCGCTTTCGACCAAAATGCATCCGAAACACGATGCGGTCATCATCCCGGAATTATCTGTCCTGCCGCTTGACCCGGGATCTAACCCATCAGGAATCACTCATAAAATGATTCTGGACGCCACTACACCTACTGCGCCAGAAACAAGAGGCCACTATTCACAGCCGCTTGATTCACCATTAACAACGAAAGAATGGGAACAAAAACTAATGGACTTGATGAATAAATAA
- a CDS encoding permease — MMEALQHFARRSFSILLFFFLLYCFILLEPNKLSFSIPVSLLNVNTIFLSILLESIPFIMLGIFFSSCIEFFASDEWMTKWIVKNPYGAIGSAVVISILSPVCECAVIPVVRRLIQKGLPLHVGAVILVGAPILNPIVILSTYYAFSKHLEIVYARIGLAVVICIIIGLMMYWIFGNKNMLKTHKTAALPEHSHQQQGKRLKPIVTHAVEEFFDMGRYLIMGAFIASLFQTFLNRGSLAELGTSDLSGSAVMMGLAFVLSLCSHADAFVASTFSGTYSHASLLSFMLYGPMLDLKNTFVYASFFKKRFVLVFFVVISASVLAIAWLYGLITS, encoded by the coding sequence ATGATGGAAGCTCTCCAACACTTTGCAAGACGCTCCTTCAGCATATTGCTCTTTTTCTTTTTACTGTACTGTTTTATTCTGCTTGAACCTAATAAGCTGTCTTTTTCTATTCCGGTTTCACTGCTGAATGTGAATACCATTTTCCTGAGTATTTTGCTAGAATCCATTCCATTTATCATGCTCGGCATCTTTTTTTCTTCTTGCATTGAATTCTTTGCCTCAGATGAATGGATGACCAAATGGATCGTCAAAAACCCGTATGGCGCGATAGGGTCCGCTGTCGTCATCAGTATTCTTTCCCCTGTATGTGAGTGTGCTGTCATTCCGGTGGTGCGCCGGCTCATTCAAAAAGGGCTTCCGCTTCACGTCGGCGCTGTTATCTTAGTTGGAGCCCCTATATTAAATCCGATTGTCATCCTCTCCACCTACTATGCCTTCAGCAAGCATTTGGAAATTGTGTACGCGAGGATTGGGCTCGCCGTCGTCATTTGTATCATCATCGGGCTCATGATGTATTGGATATTCGGAAACAAGAACATGCTAAAAACCCATAAAACAGCTGCCTTGCCGGAACACAGTCATCAGCAGCAAGGAAAACGCTTGAAACCTATCGTCACCCATGCTGTTGAAGAGTTTTTCGATATGGGCCGCTATTTGATCATGGGCGCATTTATCGCCAGTCTGTTTCAAACGTTTTTAAACCGCGGATCTCTCGCTGAGCTGGGGACAAGCGATCTGTCTGGTTCCGCTGTCATGATGGGATTGGCATTTGTCCTGTCACTTTGCTCACATGCGGATGCGTTTGTCGCATCTACTTTTTCAGGCACCTATTCTCACGCTTCCCTCCTCTCCTTCATGCTGTACGGCCCGATGTTAGATTTAAAAAATACGTTTGTGTATGCTTCATTTTTCAAAAAACGCTTTGTGCTTGTATTTTTTGTTGTCATTTCAGCTTCAGTTCTTGCAATAGCCTGGCTTTATGGTTTGATTACCTCATAA
- a CDS encoding peptide MFS transporter, giving the protein MASIDNESIIKSVPQKGFFGHPRGLFTLFFTEFWERFSYYGMRAILLYYLYTETVNGGLGFDKGTAVAIMSIYGSLVYMSTIIGGWLADRVFGTANTVFYGGIFIMFGHIALAYPGSATAFYISMALIIIGTGLLKPNVSSVVGDLYTKEDPRRDSGFSIFYMGINLGGLLAPLIVGTLGQKYNYHLGFGAAAVGMLLGLIVYALTRKKNLGLAGSNVPNPLSKKSAIGTGIGVIIVAIAVIISVQTGVLTVNGFIDLVSILGILIPIVYFIIMFTSKKADKTEKSRLAAYIPLFIGAVMFWAIQEQGATILAVYADERTRLSLGGLELQSSWFQSLNPLFVVIFAPIFAWLWMKLGKRQPSTPVKFSIGIILAGLSFIIMVFPAMQGKEALVSPLWLVLSFLLVVLGELCLSPVGLSVTTKLAPAAFSAQTMSMWFLTNAAAQAINAQVAGLFDKIPETTYFGTIGLISIVLGGILLLLSPIIKRAMKGVL; this is encoded by the coding sequence ATGGCTTCGATTGATAACGAAAGTATCATCAAAAGCGTCCCGCAAAAAGGGTTCTTTGGTCACCCGCGGGGACTATTTACGCTATTTTTCACCGAATTTTGGGAGCGTTTCTCTTACTATGGAATGAGAGCAATCTTACTTTACTATTTGTATACAGAGACGGTAAACGGAGGGCTTGGCTTTGACAAAGGCACAGCGGTTGCCATTATGTCAATTTACGGATCACTCGTATACATGTCCACTATTATCGGCGGATGGCTCGCTGACCGGGTATTCGGAACCGCAAACACCGTGTTTTACGGCGGCATATTCATTATGTTCGGCCACATTGCACTCGCCTATCCGGGCAGCGCGACAGCATTCTATATCAGCATGGCACTTATCATTATCGGAACAGGCTTATTAAAACCAAACGTTTCAAGTGTGGTTGGAGATCTTTACACGAAAGAAGACCCGCGCCGCGACTCAGGTTTTAGTATTTTCTACATGGGGATTAACCTTGGCGGTTTACTTGCGCCGTTAATTGTCGGAACACTCGGACAGAAGTACAACTATCATCTTGGCTTCGGAGCTGCCGCAGTCGGAATGCTTCTCGGACTTATCGTATATGCTCTGACAAGAAAGAAAAACCTCGGGCTTGCAGGCTCAAATGTGCCGAATCCGCTGTCTAAAAAATCTGCGATTGGTACTGGAATCGGTGTTATCATTGTGGCGATCGCAGTGATTATTTCTGTACAAACAGGCGTGCTGACGGTCAATGGTTTCATCGACCTTGTCAGTATTCTCGGTATTTTGATTCCTATTGTTTATTTCATCATCATGTTTACAAGCAAAAAAGCGGACAAAACAGAAAAATCTCGTCTTGCCGCTTACATTCCTTTGTTTATCGGTGCTGTCATGTTCTGGGCCATTCAGGAACAGGGAGCGACCATTCTTGCGGTATACGCTGATGAACGCACAAGGCTTTCATTGGGCGGATTAGAACTTCAGTCATCTTGGTTCCAATCATTAAACCCATTGTTTGTCGTCATTTTCGCGCCAATTTTCGCGTGGCTATGGATGAAGCTTGGCAAACGCCAGCCGTCCACGCCAGTTAAATTCTCAATCGGAATTATTCTAGCCGGATTGTCATTTATCATTATGGTATTCCCGGCTATGCAAGGAAAAGAAGCACTCGTAAGCCCGCTTTGGCTCGTTCTCAGCTTCCTGCTTGTCGTGCTTGGAGAGCTGTGCCTGTCTCCAGTCGGTTTATCCGTGACAACGAAACTGGCGCCAGCTGCATTCTCTGCACAGACAATGAGTATGTGGTTTCTGACTAACGCAGCAGCCCAAGCGATCAATGCCCAAGTAGCCGGATTATTTGATAAAATTCCTGAAACAACTTACTTCGGCACCATCGGCTTGATTTCTATCGTACTTGGCGGCATTCTTCTGCTGCTTTCGCCGATTATCAAGCGTGCGATGAAAGGGGTCTTATAA
- the tcyA gene encoding cystine ABC transporter substrate-binding lipoprotein TcyA, translated as MKKALMALFMVVSIAVLAACGAGNDNQSKDNAKDGDLWASIKKKGVLTVGTEGTYEPFTFHDKDTDKLTGYDVEVITEAAKRLGLKVDFKETQWDSMFAGLNSKRFDVIANQVGKTDREDKYDFSDKYTTSRAVVVTKKDNNDIKSEADVKGKTSAQSLTSNYNKLATDAGAKVEGVEGLAQSLQLIQQGRVDMTYNDKLAVLNYLKTSDNKNVKIAFETGDPQSTYFAFRKGSGEVVDQVNKALKEMKEDGTLSNISKKWFGEDVSK; from the coding sequence ATGAAAAAAGCATTAATGGCTTTATTCATGGTCGTAAGCATTGCAGTTCTCGCAGCTTGCGGAGCAGGAAATGATAATCAGTCAAAAGATAACGCCAAAGACGGCGATCTTTGGGCTTCAATTAAGAAAAAAGGTGTGCTGACAGTCGGTACGGAAGGAACATATGAACCGTTCACTTTCCACGACAAAGACACGGACAAGCTGACTGGCTATGATGTGGAAGTCATCACAGAAGCCGCAAAACGCCTAGGGCTGAAAGTCGATTTTAAGGAAACACAATGGGACAGTATGTTTGCCGGCCTGAATTCCAAACGGTTTGACGTTATTGCCAACCAAGTCGGAAAAACAGACCGTGAAGACAAATACGATTTCTCTGATAAATACACAACATCAAGAGCTGTTGTCGTGACAAAAAAAGACAACAACGACATTAAGTCTGAAGCAGATGTAAAAGGAAAAACATCAGCTCAATCACTGACAAGCAACTACAACAAATTAGCTACAGATGCCGGCGCGAAAGTTGAAGGCGTTGAAGGCTTGGCACAATCCCTTCAGCTCATCCAGCAAGGCCGCGTCGATATGACATACAACGATAAACTTGCTGTATTGAACTACTTAAAAACATCAGACAACAAAAACGTGAAAATCGCGTTTGAAACAGGTGATCCGCAGTCAACCTATTTCGCGTTCCGCAAAGGAAGCGGCGAGGTTGTGGATCAAGTCAACAAAGCATTAAAAGAAATGAAAGAGGACGGGACTCTTTCTAACATTTCTAAAAAATGGTTCGGCGAAGATGTTTCTAAATAA
- a CDS encoding non-oxidative hydroxyarylic acid decarboxylases subunit D, translated as MHTCPRCDSKKGEIMSKSPVEGAWEVYRCQTCFFTWRSCEPESMTNPAKYNPAFKINPKETESAIEVPAVPERKA; from the coding sequence ATGCATACATGTCCTCGATGCGATTCAAAAAAGGGAGAAATCATGAGCAAATCGCCTGTAGAAGGCGCCTGGGAAGTTTATCGGTGCCAAACATGCTTTTTTACATGGAGATCCTGTGAGCCGGAAAGCATGACAAATCCCGCGAAATACAATCCGGCGTTTAAAATTAATCCGAAGGAAACTGAATCAGCAATTGAAGTTCCGGCTGTGCCGGAACGAAAGGCCTGA
- the bsdA gene encoding transcriptional regulator BsdA produces the protein MDIRQLRYFITIAQEKKITSAAKKLHMAQPPLSRQLKQLEDELGVVLFDRNKKKQMSLTYEGTVFLKRAKEILHRFEDAVIEVQELKEEVAGTLAVGSTIYCAALMLEKVTQIKERYPHLTFNIWENEPATLLELLESRQIDAAVTTTMIKSDTVQFKQLDDIPCVLVLSDEAGYTCGDTIKMEDIPSFPLILLRPVNGKGVYNQVMNEFHRLNLEPRIVCECHDSATLLSLVSSGFGASILPVTMIPVHMRNHVHTVHIEDNPFIMTPAVMWRTDSYLPKPAHQFLGLF, from the coding sequence TTGGACATTCGACAGCTTCGATATTTCATTACCATCGCCCAAGAAAAGAAAATCACATCCGCCGCCAAAAAGCTTCACATGGCGCAGCCGCCTTTAAGCAGACAGCTGAAGCAGCTGGAGGATGAGCTTGGTGTCGTTCTCTTTGATCGGAATAAGAAAAAACAAATGTCGCTAACATATGAAGGAACTGTTTTCCTGAAAAGAGCCAAGGAGATTCTGCACAGGTTTGAAGATGCAGTCATCGAGGTACAAGAGCTGAAGGAGGAGGTAGCCGGCACGCTGGCCGTGGGTTCAACGATCTATTGCGCAGCTCTGATGCTTGAAAAAGTAACACAGATCAAAGAGAGATACCCTCACCTCACCTTTAATATCTGGGAGAATGAGCCCGCGACGCTGCTAGAGCTGCTGGAAAGCCGTCAAATCGATGCGGCGGTCACGACGACAATGATCAAAAGCGACACGGTTCAATTCAAACAGCTTGATGACATTCCATGTGTGCTCGTGCTTTCCGATGAAGCCGGATATACGTGCGGGGACACCATTAAAATGGAAGATATCCCTTCCTTTCCGCTGATTCTGCTGCGGCCTGTCAACGGAAAAGGCGTCTATAATCAGGTCATGAATGAATTTCATCGTTTGAATCTGGAGCCGCGCATTGTTTGCGAATGCCACGATTCCGCAACTTTGCTCAGTCTCGTCTCATCCGGATTCGGCGCTTCCATTCTGCCCGTTACGATGATTCCCGTTCATATGAGGAATCACGTTCATACCGTTCATATCGAAGACAATCCCTTTATTATGACACCGGCTGTCATGTGGAGAACGGACAGTTATTTGCCAAAACCGGCACATCAATTTTTGGGTTTATTTTAA